A portion of the Flavobacterium limnophilum genome contains these proteins:
- a CDS encoding alpha-amylase family glycosyl hydrolase — translation MKKSILLFAFALVFASCSSTKTTKTASKTPFVWENANVYFLLIDRFNNGDKTNDQTYNRNKPTAKLRGFEGGDIRGVIQKMDEGYFEKLGINAIWMTPVVEQIHDGVDEGTGYTYGFHGYWARDWSALDPSFGTKKDLAELVQKAHAKGIRILLDAVINHTGPVTAEDPAYPDDWARTSPKCTYKSYDTYINCTLVENLPDVKTESNETVALPPFLIEKWKKEGRYEQEVAELDAFFAKTGYPRAPKYYIMKWLSDYITDYGIDGYRVDTAKHTYEDVWADFKKVCDGAFADFKKNNPKKVLDNNAFFTVGEVYGYNIGAKKLFDFGDKKVNYFENGFTGLINFDFRNEAKMNYEELFSKYNSILQNDLKGNTVMNYVSSHDDSYPYDKKREKTFESGTKLLLAPGISQVYYGDESARPLDIPGTTGDATLRSMMNWDEIKTNPETQKVLLHWQKLGNFRKNHPAIGAGIHQEISASPYVFSRTFTKDNLTDKVVVGLDLPKGQKEISVGTIFENGTKLKDVYSGKNAVVSNGKVLIDTEFDIVLLEK, via the coding sequence ATGAAAAAATCAATTCTACTATTTGCATTTGCTTTAGTTTTCGCCAGTTGTTCCTCAACCAAAACAACGAAAACAGCCTCGAAAACTCCTTTTGTCTGGGAAAATGCCAATGTGTATTTTCTTTTAATCGACCGATTCAACAACGGAGATAAAACGAACGACCAGACTTATAACCGAAATAAACCAACGGCAAAATTACGAGGTTTTGAAGGTGGCGATATTCGAGGCGTTATTCAAAAAATGGACGAAGGGTATTTTGAAAAACTGGGAATAAATGCCATTTGGATGACGCCGGTTGTAGAACAAATCCACGATGGAGTCGATGAAGGAACTGGATATACGTATGGTTTTCACGGTTATTGGGCAAGAGATTGGTCGGCATTGGATCCGAGTTTTGGAACCAAAAAAGATTTGGCCGAATTGGTTCAAAAAGCGCACGCAAAAGGAATTCGAATTCTTTTGGATGCCGTTATCAATCATACTGGACCTGTTACTGCCGAAGATCCTGCTTATCCAGATGATTGGGCGAGAACCTCTCCAAAATGCACCTACAAATCCTACGATACTTACATCAATTGTACCTTGGTCGAAAATCTTCCAGACGTAAAAACCGAAAGCAACGAGACTGTAGCTCTGCCTCCTTTCTTGATAGAAAAATGGAAAAAAGAAGGCCGGTACGAACAAGAAGTAGCCGAATTGGATGCCTTTTTTGCCAAAACAGGTTATCCTCGTGCACCAAAATATTACATTATGAAATGGTTGTCGGATTACATCACCGATTATGGAATTGATGGCTACCGCGTGGATACTGCAAAGCATACTTATGAAGATGTTTGGGCAGATTTCAAGAAAGTTTGCGATGGAGCTTTTGCCGATTTCAAAAAAAATAATCCAAAAAAGGTATTGGACAACAATGCGTTTTTTACCGTTGGCGAAGTGTATGGTTACAACATTGGAGCGAAAAAATTATTTGATTTCGGAGATAAAAAAGTCAACTATTTTGAAAATGGCTTTACCGGTTTAATCAATTTTGATTTTAGAAACGAAGCCAAAATGAATTACGAAGAATTATTCTCCAAATACAATTCGATTCTTCAAAATGACTTAAAAGGAAACACGGTGATGAACTATGTTTCTTCTCACGATGACAGTTATCCCTATGACAAGAAACGCGAAAAAACATTCGAAAGCGGCACAAAATTGCTGCTTGCACCGGGAATTTCGCAAGTGTATTATGGTGACGAAAGCGCACGTCCGCTGGATATTCCGGGAACTACAGGCGATGCAACCTTGCGTTCAATGATGAATTGGGACGAAATAAAAACCAATCCCGAAACTCAAAAAGTGCTTTTGCATTGGCAAAAACTGGGTAATTTTAGAAAAAATCATCCTGCGATTGGAGCTGGAATTCACCAAGAAATTTCGGCAAGTCCTTATGTTTTCAGCCGAACTTTTACCAAAGATAATTTAACAGATAAAGTAGTTGTTGGATTGGATTTACCAAAAGGACAAAAAGAAATTTCTGTTGGAACTATTTTCGAAAACGGAACAAAATTGAAAGATGTTTATTCCGGAAAAAATGCGGTCGTTTCGAATGGAAAAGTTCTAATTGACACTGAATTTGATATTGTTTTATTGGAAAAATAA